From a single Desulfonatronovibrio hydrogenovorans DSM 9292 genomic region:
- the rpsR gene encoding 30S ribosomal protein S18, translating to MAFRKFAPRKKFCRFCANKDIDLDYKNVELLKDFITDRGKIIARRITGTCAKHQRKLTGEIKKSRQMALLYYTATHSSQVHKRTI from the coding sequence ATGGCATTCAGGAAATTTGCACCAAGAAAAAAGTTCTGCCGGTTCTGCGCCAACAAAGACATAGATCTGGACTACAAGAATGTTGAGCTGCTCAAGGATTTCATCACTGACCGGGGTAAAATTATTGCCCGTAGAATTACTGGAACCTGCGCCAAGCATCAGCGTAAGTTGACTGGTGAAATCAAGAAGTCCAGGCAGATGGCCCTGTTGTATTACACGGCCACCCACAGCAGTCAGGTGCATAAGAGGACCATCTAG
- the purD gene encoding phosphoribosylamine--glycine ligase — protein sequence MNILIVGSGGREHSLAWKIKQSPKVKEIYIAPGNGGTASLGQNIPVSVDDIPGLVALAREKNIGLVVVGPELPLVLGLSDALDRENIPCFGPGAYAAQLEGSKAFSKFLMAEAEVPTAGFKVFEDFALAEEYLKARDYPLVVKADGLAAGKGVVVATDFAEAREALHDMMVKQVFGKAGETVVIEDALQGEEASFLAFCDGHDYLLLPSSQDHKRIGENDTGPNTGGMGAYSPAPVLPQEKYEETAHQVIRPIIQHLAEMGRPFKGILYAGLMFTQYGPKVLEYNVRFGDPECQPLLMRLESDLVEIMLACVEQRLKDVTLKIRPEAGVCVVLSADGYPKQYKKGHVITGIDEAEKDSLVKVFHAGTSFDGSNILTSGGRVLGVTALGQNLQEAISRCYTAADRINFQGMYMRRDIGQKGLEKT from the coding sequence ATGAATATACTTATAGTTGGCTCTGGTGGAAGGGAACACTCCCTGGCCTGGAAAATAAAGCAGAGCCCAAAAGTCAAAGAAATTTACATTGCACCGGGCAACGGTGGCACAGCTTCCCTGGGGCAAAATATACCGGTCAGTGTAGACGACATCCCTGGCCTGGTGGCCCTGGCCAGGGAAAAAAACATCGGGCTTGTTGTTGTCGGGCCAGAGCTTCCTCTGGTTCTGGGACTCTCTGATGCGCTGGACCGGGAAAATATCCCCTGTTTTGGCCCTGGCGCATATGCTGCCCAGCTGGAAGGGAGCAAGGCCTTTTCCAAATTCCTCATGGCCGAGGCTGAGGTCCCCACTGCTGGATTCAAGGTCTTTGAAGACTTTGCTCTGGCCGAAGAATACCTCAAAGCCAGAGACTACCCCTTGGTAGTCAAGGCCGACGGTCTGGCCGCAGGCAAAGGGGTTGTGGTGGCCACTGATTTTGCAGAAGCCAGGGAGGCCCTGCATGACATGATGGTCAAGCAGGTATTCGGCAAGGCAGGCGAGACAGTGGTCATAGAAGACGCTCTTCAGGGCGAAGAAGCTTCATTCCTGGCCTTTTGTGATGGCCATGATTACCTCCTTCTGCCCTCTTCCCAGGATCACAAAAGAATCGGGGAAAATGACACCGGTCCAAACACCGGGGGCATGGGAGCCTACAGCCCGGCCCCGGTTTTGCCCCAAGAAAAATATGAGGAAACCGCTCACCAGGTAATCAGGCCCATTATCCAGCATCTGGCTGAAATGGGCCGACCCTTTAAAGGCATACTGTACGCAGGACTTATGTTTACCCAATACGGGCCCAAGGTCCTTGAGTACAACGTCAGGTTCGGTGACCCGGAGTGCCAGCCTCTGCTCATGCGTCTGGAATCTGATCTTGTTGAGATCATGCTGGCCTGTGTTGAACAGAGACTTAAGGATGTAACTCTGAAGATCAGGCCGGAAGCTGGCGTGTGCGTAGTCCTGTCCGCTGATGGCTATCCCAAGCAGTATAAAAAAGGACATGTCATAACCGGCATTGACGAAGCTGAAAAAGATTCCCTGGTCAAGGTGTTTCATGCCGGAACAAGCTTTGACGGATCAAATATCCTGACCAGCGGCGGCCGGGTCCTGGGGGTTACGGCCCTGGGTCAGAACCTGCAGGAGGCCATTTCCAGGTGCTACACAGCAGCAGACAGGATCAATTTTCAAGGCATGTATATGCGCCGGGATATCGGGCAGAAGGGACTGGAAAAAACCTGA
- the dnaB gene encoding replicative DNA helicase, which translates to MASAKKENLPDNLNRISSDLIRNMPPQNLEAEQAVLGGVFLSNTVLHSIIDILSEEDFYSPAHQIIFRSFVDLYRKNIPIDLVTIHEDLEKKARLESVGGAVYLASLTEAVASASNALYYAQIVKEKSIRRSLIQAATEIISQSFEPASEVNDLLDTSEQKIFAISEAKSKQVFRSSKELVAEVFELLEKRVERKELVTGVPTGYHSLDEITAGLQPTDLIIIAARPSMGKTAFALNVAMRSATAHEVPTAIFSLEMSMEQLMMRMLCSFGKVDLKNLRTGYLNDEDWARLYQSADALSKAPIFIDDTAALSSIEMRARCRRLKSEKNLGLVIVDYLQLMRAGRRIDSREQEISEISRSLKALAKEIGVPVVALSQLNRKVEERTNKRPVLSDLRESGAIEQDADVILFLYRDDAYNKKDDNPRKGIAEIIVGKQRNGPVGMVELSFLERFTAFENLADIPVPSESAADGLL; encoded by the coding sequence GTGGCTTCAGCAAAAAAAGAAAACCTGCCTGACAATCTGAACAGAATTTCTTCGGATCTGATCAGGAATATGCCCCCCCAGAACCTTGAAGCCGAACAGGCGGTTCTGGGCGGGGTTTTTTTATCCAATACGGTTCTGCATTCCATAATCGATATCCTGTCTGAAGAAGATTTTTACTCTCCGGCCCACCAGATCATATTCAGGTCATTTGTGGACCTTTACCGGAAAAACATCCCCATAGATCTGGTCACCATCCATGAAGACCTGGAGAAAAAAGCGCGGCTGGAAAGTGTGGGCGGAGCTGTATACCTGGCTTCCCTGACCGAGGCAGTGGCTTCGGCTTCCAACGCCCTGTATTACGCCCAGATCGTAAAGGAGAAGTCCATTCGCAGGAGCCTGATCCAGGCAGCTACTGAGATAATCTCCCAGAGTTTTGAGCCTGCTTCAGAGGTCAATGACCTGCTGGATACTTCTGAACAGAAAATATTCGCCATCAGTGAAGCCAAGTCCAAACAGGTCTTCAGGTCAAGCAAGGAACTGGTGGCTGAAGTTTTTGAGCTTCTGGAAAAAAGGGTTGAAAGAAAGGAGTTGGTCACAGGGGTGCCAACTGGATACCACAGTCTGGATGAAATAACAGCCGGACTCCAGCCCACAGACTTGATCATCATTGCAGCCAGACCCAGTATGGGAAAGACAGCTTTTGCCCTGAACGTGGCCATGCGTTCAGCCACAGCCCATGAAGTGCCTACAGCCATTTTTTCCCTGGAAATGTCCATGGAGCAGCTCATGATGCGCATGCTCTGCTCGTTTGGCAAGGTGGACCTGAAAAATTTGCGAACCGGATATCTGAATGACGAGGACTGGGCCAGACTTTACCAGTCAGCGGACGCTCTTTCCAAGGCTCCCATATTTATTGACGATACTGCGGCCCTGTCATCCATTGAGATGCGGGCCAGGTGCAGGCGTCTCAAGTCTGAGAAGAATCTGGGCCTGGTTATAGTTGACTATCTTCAGCTGATGAGGGCTGGCAGACGGATCGACTCCAGAGAACAGGAGATATCCGAGATCTCCAGGTCATTGAAAGCCCTGGCCAAGGAAATTGGCGTGCCTGTGGTAGCCCTTTCCCAGCTCAACCGGAAGGTTGAAGAAAGGACCAATAAAAGGCCTGTTTTGTCTGACCTGCGTGAATCCGGAGCCATTGAGCAGGATGCTGATGTTATTCTTTTTTTATACAGAGACGATGCCTACAATAAAAAGGACGACAATCCCAGAAAAGGGATTGCCGAGATCATTGTTGGAAAGCAGCGCAATGGTCCAGTAGGCATGGTGGAGCTGTCATTTTTGGAGAGATTTACAGCCTTTGAAAATCTGGCGGACATTCCTGTGCCGTCTGAAAGTGCTGCTGATGGGTTACTGTAG
- the rplI gene encoding 50S ribosomal protein L9, protein MQIILRADVDNLGRLGEVVKVKPGYGRNYLIPQGLAMPATKANMNIFERERKRLEAKMEKIRQAARSLADKLNAAQVVIPVRVGENDKLYGSVTTTNIGDALSDMGIEVDRRKIVLDNPIRTLGDFEVEVKLHQDVQCMVKVSVVRHGSEPQAVEESVESEAVDTPAEPEAAEAPEENK, encoded by the coding sequence ATGCAGATAATACTTAGAGCAGATGTGGACAATCTCGGCCGTCTGGGCGAGGTGGTCAAGGTGAAGCCGGGGTACGGGCGAAATTATCTTATTCCCCAGGGCCTGGCCATGCCGGCCACCAAGGCCAACATGAATATCTTTGAGAGGGAGAGAAAAAGACTTGAGGCCAAAATGGAAAAGATCCGTCAGGCAGCTCGGAGTCTGGCTGACAAGCTTAATGCTGCCCAAGTGGTCATCCCGGTCAGGGTGGGTGAGAATGACAAGCTGTACGGTTCTGTAACCACCACCAATATTGGAGACGCCCTTTCTGATATGGGGATCGAGGTGGACCGCAGGAAGATTGTCCTGGACAACCCCATCCGGACCCTTGGTGATTTTGAGGTGGAGGTCAAGCTTCACCAGGATGTTCAGTGCATGGTCAAGGTCAGCGTGGTCAGACACGGAAGCGAACCTCAGGCTGTGGAGGAGTCGGTCGAATCAGAGGCTGTGGACACTCCGGCTGAACCCGAGGCTGCAGAAGCCCCGGAAGAGAACAAATAG
- a CDS encoding phenylacetate--CoA ligase family protein, with protein MKYYDRIEFADQDEIRRIQGIRLKNTVYQATASRFYRGKLAMAGIRVSSVNQAEDITSLPFTTKEDLRANYPDGLLTMPVDRMVRLHASSGTTGAATVIYHTSNDLNSWAGLVARSMHAAGVRSWDVFQNMSGYGLFTGGLGIHYGAERLGCLTIPAGAGNSKRQIKMLKDFKVTVAHIIPSYALHLGSVFDDLGINPRSLQLKIMLIGAEPHSEEVRRRIEAIYGVKAYNSYGLSEMNGPGVAFECEAQSGMHLWEDSYLAEIVDPKTLEPVPDGEVGELVLTTLCREGMPIIRYRTRDLTRFIPGDCPCGRIHKRIDRITGRSDDMIVLKGVNIYPMQVEKVLMSIPEVGQNYVIELERKGYLDQMRVKVEIRDEFFVEDMRTLQALQQKIAGLLREEILITAKVDLVEHGSLPKNQGKAVRVVDKR; from the coding sequence ATGAAATACTATGATCGAATTGAGTTTGCTGATCAGGACGAAATACGGCGGATTCAGGGCATAAGGCTGAAGAATACTGTTTACCAGGCCACGGCCTCCAGGTTTTACCGTGGAAAGCTGGCTATGGCCGGAATAAGGGTTTCTTCGGTAAACCAGGCAGAGGACATCACCAGTCTGCCTTTTACCACCAAAGAGGATCTGCGGGCCAATTACCCGGACGGTCTTCTGACCATGCCTGTGGACAGGATGGTCCGTCTGCATGCTTCATCCGGAACAACAGGCGCAGCCACGGTAATCTATCATACCTCCAATGATCTCAACTCCTGGGCCGGTCTGGTGGCCAGATCCATGCATGCTGCAGGGGTCCGTTCCTGGGACGTATTTCAGAATATGAGTGGATACGGCCTTTTTACAGGGGGGCTGGGCATTCATTATGGTGCTGAAAGACTGGGTTGTCTGACCATTCCGGCCGGAGCCGGCAACAGCAAGCGTCAGATCAAGATGCTTAAGGATTTCAAAGTGACAGTGGCTCACATTATTCCGTCCTATGCCCTGCACCTTGGCTCGGTGTTTGACGATCTGGGAATTAATCCCAGGTCTTTGCAGCTGAAGATCATGCTCATCGGAGCTGAGCCTCATTCAGAAGAGGTGCGTCGGAGAATCGAAGCCATTTACGGGGTTAAGGCTTATAACTCCTATGGACTGTCTGAAATGAACGGTCCGGGGGTGGCTTTTGAGTGTGAGGCCCAGTCTGGGATGCATCTGTGGGAGGATTCATACCTGGCCGAGATAGTTGATCCCAAGACCCTTGAGCCTGTGCCGGATGGAGAAGTGGGCGAGCTGGTCCTGACAACTCTTTGTCGGGAAGGAATGCCCATCATCAGATACAGGACCAGGGATCTGACCAGATTTATTCCGGGTGACTGTCCGTGTGGCCGCATCCACAAAAGAATTGACCGGATAACCGGCCGGTCCGACGACATGATCGTTCTCAAGGGAGTGAACATTTATCCCATGCAGGTGGAGAAAGTACTTATGTCCATCCCGGAAGTTGGTCAGAACTATGTAATTGAACTGGAACGAAAAGGATACCTGGATCAGATGCGGGTCAAAGTGGAGATCCGGGATGAATTTTTCGTGGAGGACATGCGGACTCTTCAGGCTTTGCAGCAGAAAATAGCCGGCCTTTTGAGGGAAGAGATCCTTATTACTGCCAAGGTCGATCTGGTGGAGCACGGAAGCCTGCCCAAAAACCAGGGCAAGGCCGTGAGGGTGGTGGACAAAAGATAA
- a CDS encoding LPS-assembly protein LptD produces MTNKTIPVLLFLLLILIMVTPARATNPWNLEADRILSREDENIIEAFGNIHLTRLNDYLQADYAKLYTDTNWLYLKGNVRSYWDGDYLQGDEAELDLDNKVGWVKNGQVFMAEEHMYFTGEHLEKTGQHTYTFIQGTVTSCDDEVPPWSIMSSQGKITVDGYARLWHPRFRVKDRSVLYSPYMIVPVKTRRQSGFLIPDIGHGSEYGTNINLPYYQVIDDQRDATLYTNYYSKRGVMLGLEYRHTPGLLNKGLWRADWLSDRDRHDKAESMPSRLSRREKGQDLFRPNRDRYWLRGKYDGHDPQSGWSWKIDLDYVSDHTYLKEFKSGQSGFDNSRDQFLEQFGRDIQDHDRLIRANIISAARNWSNIGLDARMVYSDNLIYKNQNLPSGENPTIQRLPEVNLDLYRTRLGASPFEIQASNQAVYFWREYGTRAARINLHPRISLPLRNALGTVTPRIGWRQAIYMVDEFENEASAVNTKDRFQTRGLYDFNLNSYTELFRIFNLNPLPGPDPDQAGKSSWTRIKHTLKPEINYDFVQNKDQAEYPRFDSLDRINPRDELTYSISNIFTRRKDSLVQAGPDQEPSISSSYLDFFRLKFEQSYDFREARRRQEFKSISRKHPFSDLLTETQVSPSRQVSFRNRTWYSLYENTITEHEHSLILTWPQIMSAWVSLDFLRENVVHKRPNRRPEIFDEKVNILELGSSFDFIRNWQFTFVYRRDLDTGKDLERGVGILYRHQCYSLEFNFKESDYDRKYEIRFNLLNLGSFGG; encoded by the coding sequence GTGACAAATAAGACAATTCCGGTTCTCCTTTTTCTGCTCTTAATCCTGATTATGGTCACTCCAGCCCGGGCCACAAACCCCTGGAACCTGGAGGCTGACCGCATCCTTTCCAGGGAGGATGAAAATATTATTGAAGCCTTTGGCAATATCCATCTCACCAGGCTCAATGATTACCTCCAGGCCGACTATGCCAAGCTGTACACAGATACCAACTGGCTCTATCTCAAGGGAAATGTACGATCCTACTGGGATGGAGACTATCTTCAGGGTGACGAGGCAGAACTGGATCTGGACAACAAGGTCGGATGGGTCAAGAACGGACAGGTTTTCATGGCTGAAGAGCACATGTATTTTACAGGGGAGCATCTGGAAAAGACCGGTCAGCACACCTATACCTTTATCCAGGGAACTGTGACCTCCTGCGACGACGAAGTTCCGCCCTGGTCAATAATGTCCAGCCAGGGCAAGATTACTGTGGATGGTTATGCAAGGCTGTGGCATCCCAGGTTCAGGGTAAAGGACAGGTCTGTTCTATACTCACCCTACATGATAGTCCCGGTCAAGACCAGACGCCAGAGTGGTTTTCTCATTCCGGACATAGGTCATGGGTCTGAGTACGGCACCAACATCAACCTGCCCTATTACCAGGTGATTGATGACCAGCGCGACGCCACCCTCTACACCAACTACTATTCCAAGAGAGGAGTCATGCTGGGCCTGGAATACCGCCATACCCCAGGCCTGCTGAACAAAGGGCTGTGGAGGGCCGACTGGCTGAGCGACCGGGACAGACACGATAAAGCAGAATCAATGCCCTCCAGACTTTCCAGAAGGGAGAAGGGACAGGATCTATTCAGACCGAACCGGGACAGATACTGGCTGAGGGGCAAATATGACGGCCATGATCCGCAATCAGGCTGGTCCTGGAAAATTGACCTGGACTACGTATCCGATCACACCTACCTCAAAGAATTCAAGTCAGGACAATCCGGATTTGACAACTCCCGGGATCAGTTCCTCGAGCAATTCGGCCGGGATATCCAGGATCATGACCGGCTGATCCGGGCCAACATCATCAGTGCAGCCAGAAACTGGAGCAATATAGGTCTGGATGCCCGCATGGTCTATTCCGACAACCTGATCTACAAGAATCAAAATCTTCCTTCAGGCGAGAATCCCACCATCCAGAGACTGCCTGAAGTAAATTTGGATCTGTACAGAACCAGACTGGGAGCTTCTCCCTTTGAAATCCAGGCCTCCAACCAGGCTGTATACTTCTGGAGGGAATATGGCACCCGGGCGGCCAGAATAAACCTGCATCCCAGGATAAGCCTTCCCTTGAGAAATGCGCTGGGTACTGTCACCCCCAGAATCGGGTGGAGGCAGGCTATTTATATGGTGGATGAATTTGAAAACGAGGCTTCAGCTGTCAACACCAAAGACAGGTTTCAGACCAGAGGCCTTTATGATTTCAATCTTAACTCTTACACGGAACTGTTCCGGATCTTCAACCTTAACCCCCTGCCCGGACCTGATCCGGACCAAGCAGGAAAAAGCAGCTGGACCAGAATCAAACATACTCTCAAACCGGAAATCAACTATGACTTTGTACAGAACAAGGACCAGGCCGAGTATCCCAGATTTGACTCCCTGGACCGGATAAATCCCAGGGATGAACTGACCTATTCCATCAGCAACATCTTCACCAGGAGAAAAGATAGCCTGGTCCAGGCCGGACCAGATCAAGAACCTTCCATCAGCAGCTCTTACCTGGATTTTTTTCGTTTAAAATTCGAACAGTCCTATGATTTCAGAGAGGCACGGAGACGACAGGAGTTCAAATCAATCTCCAGAAAACATCCTTTTTCAGACCTGCTGACCGAAACACAGGTCAGCCCTTCACGCCAGGTATCCTTCAGAAACAGGACCTGGTATTCACTATATGAAAACACCATCACTGAGCACGAACACTCCCTGATCCTGACCTGGCCCCAAATCATGTCCGCCTGGGTCAGCCTGGATTTTCTAAGGGAAAACGTGGTTCACAAACGTCCCAATAGAAGACCGGAGATCTTTGACGAAAAAGTCAACATCCTGGAGCTGGGTTCCAGCTTTGATTTCATCAGGAACTGGCAGTTCACCTTTGTTTATCGAAGAGACCTGGACACCGGGAAAGACCTGGAAAGAGGAGTGGGTATCCTCTACCGTCACCAGTGCTACAGCCTGGAGTTCAATTTCAAGGAATCAGACTATGACCGGAAATACGAAATCCGGTTCAACCTATTAAACCTGGGTTCATTCGGCGGCTAG
- the rpsF gene encoding 30S ribosomal protein S6, whose product MNATYETLLLLSPELGSEGSKELVETLSGIIDRDGGQVVENDDWGIKELAYPVRKQTRGHYVRLEYSLPADKVAELERNIRNADGIFKFLTVKLEQKTESKES is encoded by the coding sequence ATGAACGCTACGTATGAGACTCTTCTCTTGCTCAGTCCGGAGTTGGGCTCTGAAGGCAGTAAGGAGCTGGTGGAGACCCTGTCCGGAATTATCGACAGGGATGGCGGACAGGTCGTTGAGAACGACGACTGGGGTATCAAGGAGCTGGCCTATCCGGTTCGCAAACAGACCCGGGGACATTATGTGCGGCTGGAATACAGCCTGCCTGCAGACAAGGTTGCTGAACTGGAAAGAAACATCAGGAACGCTGACGGAATATTCAAGTTTCTGACTGTCAAGCTTGAACAAAAGACTGAGTCAAAGGAGAGTTAA
- a CDS encoding queuosine precursor transporter — protein MDRDNSLAFILLATVFSGSLVVASVISSKIITIGSVVLPAGILAYCITFVASDVISEIWGKEKAKQVVLGGFAALVVSLGLIHLALAWPGASFWDNQEAYGSVLGAAPRIILASLIAYVISQNHDVWAFHFWKKIFRGRHLWIRNNLSTGSSQVIDSVIFISIAFYGIMPILPLIVGQVLIKLLIAFMDTPVVYFLVWVIRRPGRQGLADCS, from the coding sequence GTGGATCGGGACAACAGCCTGGCGTTTATTTTGCTTGCCACGGTATTTTCCGGAAGCCTGGTGGTGGCATCAGTTATTTCTTCAAAGATTATTACCATCGGCAGTGTGGTGCTTCCGGCAGGGATCCTGGCCTATTGCATCACCTTTGTTGCTTCGGATGTCATCAGTGAAATCTGGGGTAAGGAAAAGGCCAAGCAGGTGGTTTTGGGTGGTTTTGCCGCCCTGGTGGTCAGTCTCGGGCTTATTCATCTGGCCCTGGCCTGGCCTGGAGCTTCCTTCTGGGACAATCAGGAAGCCTACGGATCAGTTTTGGGGGCTGCTCCCAGGATCATCCTGGCCTCTTTGATTGCTTATGTAATCAGCCAGAACCATGATGTTTGGGCTTTTCACTTCTGGAAAAAGATATTCCGGGGCAGACATCTCTGGATCAGGAACAACCTGTCCACGGGATCTTCTCAGGTCATAGACAGTGTGATTTTCATCAGCATAGCCTTTTATGGGATCATGCCTATTTTACCTTTGATCGTTGGGCAGGTGCTCATAAAGCTGCTGATCGCCTTTATGGACACTCCAGTGGTTTACTTTCTGGTCTGGGTCATCAGGCGTCCAGGCAGACAGGGGCTGGCCGACTGTTCCTGA
- a CDS encoding TMEM165/GDT1 family protein — protein MDIKLFFTTFGIIFLAELGDKTQMASVLMAAQSQKPWTVFIGASLALVSITLLAVIFANIICNYIPGEAIKKFAAIGFLVIGTLMLVDKI, from the coding sequence ATGGATATCAAACTGTTCTTCACTACATTCGGCATCATTTTTCTGGCTGAACTCGGTGACAAGACTCAGATGGCCTCAGTTCTTATGGCCGCCCAGAGCCAGAAACCATGGACAGTCTTCATTGGTGCCTCCCTGGCACTGGTAAGCATCACCCTTCTGGCAGTGATCTTTGCCAACATAATCTGCAACTACATCCCAGGGGAAGCCATTAAAAAATTTGCAGCCATTGGTTTTCTGGTCATTGGTACTCTCATGCTCGTTGATAAAATATAG
- the mutL gene encoding DNA mismatch repair endonuclease MutL: MSRISILPPELQNQIAAGEVVERPASVVKELMENSIDADASDIQVHLESGGQSRIMIVDNGSGMSSQDLSLALTRHATSKISSLEELSSVTSFGFRGEALPSIASISQFTVSSCPRNQDQGYFLKLIYGNIVDQGPEAMVPGTKIIVENLLANVPARLKFLKTRATESRKCHEAFIRHVLANLKIDFELFSESRSVYRFYPGQPLLERLRVIWPSQVCDSLRDFSLDKNGFRLSGLASGPESAQARADRILFYVNQRPVNDRMLLSAVRQAYKGRLLSREYPQVVLFIDLPPDLIDVNVHPAKNEIRFRNEKEVFSLVVNALKSCFQADIYQSPDLSESDWKEPGRAYLPEEQEKTFQRLKEKQAHFDIQPKYTEKTGTPNPAIGFGSRPLAIHGLTYLGQVDCSFLLFLKKPGTLLIVDQHAAHERIVLEQIKKAYRNPVVKKLVIPEKLSIHPSQRTLLENIWKDLKAMGFILEFDPAKNLSVAGVPDFLSIKEAVAALEDILAAKKTGLQDMFISMACKGAVKAGAVITPDEAVELMKKLLGCPDNLFCPHGRPISRELAGKDLERMFKRR; this comes from the coding sequence ATGTCCAGAATCAGCATACTCCCTCCAGAGCTGCAGAACCAGATCGCTGCAGGTGAAGTGGTGGAACGCCCGGCATCAGTGGTCAAGGAACTCATGGAAAACAGCATTGATGCCGACGCCTCGGACATACAGGTGCATCTTGAATCCGGCGGTCAAAGCCGGATCATGATTGTTGACAACGGCTCCGGGATGAGTAGTCAGGATTTGTCCCTGGCCCTGACCAGGCATGCCACCAGTAAGATTTCCAGTCTGGAAGAATTGTCTTCTGTAACCAGTTTCGGTTTCAGGGGGGAGGCCCTGCCAAGCATCGCCTCCATATCCCAGTTTACTGTTTCCTCCTGCCCCCGAAATCAGGACCAGGGTTATTTCCTGAAATTGATTTACGGCAATATCGTGGATCAAGGCCCTGAAGCCATGGTGCCCGGGACAAAAATTATTGTGGAGAACCTTCTGGCCAATGTTCCGGCCAGGCTGAAATTTTTAAAAACCAGGGCCACTGAAAGCAGAAAATGCCATGAAGCCTTTATCCGCCACGTTCTGGCTAACCTGAAGATTGACTTTGAACTCTTTTCCGAGTCCAGGTCAGTTTACAGGTTTTATCCTGGACAGCCTCTCCTGGAACGGCTGCGGGTCATCTGGCCTTCCCAGGTCTGTGACAGCCTGAGGGATTTTTCCCTGGATAAAAACGGCTTCCGCCTGTCCGGACTGGCCTCTGGACCTGAAAGCGCCCAGGCCAGGGCTGACCGAATCCTTTTCTATGTTAACCAGCGACCGGTCAATGACCGAATGCTTCTCTCCGCTGTCCGCCAGGCATACAAAGGCAGACTTCTTTCCCGGGAATACCCCCAGGTGGTTCTATTCATTGACCTTCCACCTGATCTGATAGACGTAAACGTCCATCCGGCCAAAAACGAAATCCGTTTCCGCAATGAAAAGGAAGTTTTTTCTCTGGTGGTTAACGCCCTGAAATCCTGTTTTCAAGCTGATATCTACCAGTCCCCGGACCTTTCTGAATCAGATTGGAAAGAGCCGGGCCGGGCCTATTTACCTGAGGAGCAGGAAAAGACTTTTCAAAGACTGAAAGAAAAACAGGCCCACTTTGATATCCAGCCCAAGTACACAGAAAAAACAGGTACCCCAAACCCCGCCATCGGATTCGGAAGCAGGCCACTTGCCATTCATGGGCTGACCTACCTGGGTCAGGTGGATTGTTCATTTCTGCTTTTTCTTAAAAAACCCGGGACCCTTTTAATAGTTGACCAGCATGCAGCCCATGAGCGGATAGTGCTGGAACAGATCAAAAAAGCGTACCGAAACCCGGTGGTAAAAAAACTGGTTATTCCGGAAAAGCTTTCCATCCATCCGTCCCAGAGAACTCTTCTGGAAAACATATGGAAGGACCTCAAGGCCATGGGATTTATTTTGGAGTTTGATCCGGCCAAGAACCTGTCCGTGGCCGGAGTACCGGATTTTCTTTCCATAAAAGAGGCTGTTGCGGCCCTGGAAGATATCCTGGCTGCCAAAAAAACCGGACTGCAGGACATGTTCATATCCATGGCCTGCAAAGGAGCTGTCAAGGCCGGGGCCGTGATCACCCCGGACGAGGCTGTGGAACTCATGAAAAAACTTCTGGGCTGTCCTGACAACCTCTTCTGCCCTCATGGACGTCCCATATCCAGGGAACTGGCAGGAAAAGACCTGGAGAGAATGTTTAAAAGAAGATAG
- the purE gene encoding 5-(carboxyamino)imidazole ribonucleotide mutase → MVKVAIFMGSKSDLEKVRPCSEVLDKLGIEHFMTITSAHRTPERTRKLIREMEEKGCKVFVCAAGMAAHLAGAVAASTIKPVIGIPLSASSLGGMDALLATVQMPPGFPVSTVALDKAGARNAAWMAAQILALDDQELARKIEAARQKMRDDVEKASEEI, encoded by the coding sequence ATGGTAAAGGTTGCTATTTTCATGGGAAGCAAGTCTGATCTGGAAAAGGTCAGGCCCTGTTCAGAAGTTCTGGATAAGCTGGGTATTGAACATTTCATGACCATTACCTCTGCCCACAGGACACCGGAGAGGACCAGAAAGTTGATCCGGGAAATGGAGGAAAAGGGATGCAAGGTATTTGTCTGTGCCGCCGGCATGGCTGCGCACCTGGCCGGGGCTGTGGCTGCGTCCACTATCAAGCCGGTCATAGGAATTCCTCTGTCCGCTTCCAGCCTTGGGGGAATGGATGCACTGCTGGCTACTGTCCAGATGCCTCCGGGTTTTCCTGTTTCCACCGTGGCCTTGGATAAGGCCGGGGCCAGAAATGCAGCCTGGATGGCGGCCCAGATCCTGGCCCTGGATGATCAGGAACTGGCCCGGAAAATCGAGGCTGCCAGACAGAAGATGCGTGACGATGTAGAAAAGGCCTCAGAGGAGATCTAG